The proteins below are encoded in one region of Meriones unguiculatus strain TT.TT164.6M chromosome 18, Bangor_MerUng_6.1, whole genome shotgun sequence:
- the Fermt1 gene encoding fermitin family homolog 1 encodes MLSSSDFGAASWELVVRVDHADEEQQTDVTLRVSGDLHVGGVMLKLVEQMNIAQDWSDFALWWEQKRCWLLKTHWTLDKCGVQADAKLLFTPQHKMLRLRLPNAKTVRLRVSFSAVVFKAVADICKVLNIRRPEELSLLKPSGDYSKKKKKKDKSSKEPVIEDILNLESSSTSSGSPVSPGLYSKTMTPTYDPISGTPALSTMTWFGDSPLAEQNCSVLAFSQPPPSPDVLADLFQPRSLVDKAKMNAGWLDSSRSLMEQKIQEDEQLLLRFKYYTFFDLNPKYDAVRINQLYEQARWAVLLEEIDCTEEEMLIFAALQYHISKLSLCAEIQDFVTKSEVDEVEAALTSLEVTLEGGKADNALEDITDIPKLADYLKLFRPKKLMLKAFKQYWFVFKDTSIAYFKNKELEQGEPIEKLNIRGCEIVPDVNVAGRKFGIKLLIPVADGMNEVYLRCDHEDQYARWMAACILASKGKTMADSSYQPEVVSILSFLKMKNRSSSPPAASSLDSMDMNPESLVSPRCAKKHKTKQLAARILEAQHSVAQMPLVEAKLQFIQAWQSLPEFGLTYYLVRFKGSKKDDVLGVSYNRLIRIDAVTGIPITTWRFANMKQWNVNWEIRQVAIEFDQNVSIAFTCLSADCKIVHEYIGGYIFLSTRSKDQNETLDEDLFHKLTGGQD; translated from the exons ACATCGCCCAGGATTGGTCAGACTTTGCTCTGTGGTGGGAGCAGAAGCGCTGCTGGCTTCTGAAAACCCACTGGACCCTGGACAAGTGTGGAGTCCAGGCCGACGCCAAGCTCCTCTTCACCCCGCAGCATAAAATGCTTCGCCTTCGCCTACCCAATGCCAAGACCGTGCGACTGCGAGTCAGTTTTTCAGCTGTGGTGTTTAAGGCTGTTGCCGATATCTGCAAAGTGCTGA aTATTAGACGGCCAGAGGAACTTTCATTGTTAAAGCCTTCTGGTGACTAttctaagaagaaaaagaagaaagacaaaagtaGTAAAGAGCCAGTGATCGAAGACATCCTGAACCTGGAAAGCTCTTCAACAAGCTCAGGTTCCCCAG TAAGCCCCGGCTTGTACAGTAAGACCATGACACCCACATACGACCCCATCAGTGGGACGCCAGCCTTATCCACTATGACTTGGTTTGGTGACAGCCCTTTGGCGGAGCAAAACTGCAGTGTTCTGGCCTTCAGCCAACCTCCTCCATCGCCAGATGTGCTCGCTGACCTGTTCCAGCCCCGATCTTTGGTTGACAAAGCCAAGATGAATGCAGG TTGGCTGGATTCCTCCAGATCCCTTATGGAGcaaaaaattcaagaagatgagcAGCTGCTGCTAAGATTCAAATACTACACCTTCTTTGACTTGAATCCTAAA TATGACGCTGTCCGAATAAACCAGCTCTACGAGCAAGCCAGGTGGGCTGTTCTCTTGGAGGAAATCGACTGCACAGAAGAAGAAATGCTGATCTTTGCAGCCCTGCAG TATCATATCAGCAAACTGTCGCTGTGTGCAGAAATACAGGACTTTGTGACAAAGTCTGAGGTCGATGAAGTAGAAGCCGCGCTGACGAGTTTGGAAGTGACCCTTGAAGGCGGAAAGGCTGACAACGCTTTG GAGGACATTACTGATATCCCTAAACTCGCAGATTATCTCAAATTATTTAG ACCCAAGAAGCTAATGTTAAAAGCTTTCAAGCAGTACTGGTTTGTCTTTAAAGACACATCTATAGCctactttaaaaataaggaaCTTGAACAAGGAGAGCCAATAGAAAAACTAAACATTAGAG ggtgTGAAATTGTGCCCGATGTGAATGTAGCGGGGAGAAAATTTGGAATCAAGTTACTAATCCCTGTTGCTGATGGAATGAATGAAGTGTATTTGAGATGCGACCAT GAGGATCAATATGCCCGGTGGATGGCTGCCTGCATCTTGGCATCGAAGGGGAAAACCATGGCAGACAGCTCCTACCAGCCAGAGGTCGTCAGCATCCTTTCATTTCTGAAGATGAAGAACCGGAGCTCGTCCCCGCCAGCGGCCTCCAGTCTCGACAGCATGGACATGAACCCAGAAAGCTTAGTATCGCCTCGCTGTGCGAAAAAGCACAAGACTAAACAG CTGGCAGCCCGGATCCTCGAAGCTCAGCACAGCGTGGCCCAGATGCCCCTGGTGGAAGCCAAACTGCAGTTCATCCAGGCCTGGCAGTCCTTACCTGAGTTCGGCCTCACCTACTACCTTGTCAG ATTTAAAGGGAGCAAGAAAGACGACGTCCTGGGAGTTTCATATAACAGGCTGATTAGAATCGATGCAGTCACTGGGATTCCAATTACAACGTGGAGATTCGCCAACATGAAGCAGTGGAATGTCAACTGGGAAATCCGGCAG GTGGCGATCGAGTTTGACCAAAACGTCTCTATCGCATTCACCTGCCTAAGTGCAGATTGCAAGATTGTGCATGAGTACATCGGTGGCTACATTTTCTTGTCCACCCGATCCAAGGACCAAAATGAAACGCTGGACGAGGACCTCTTTCACAAACTGACTGGCGGTCAGGACTAA